The sequence acaaatttcatgagcttttactactgcatactaatattataagttatactatatgtctacatcacatttaaactacccaacatcagaaagagggtgagccaacatcagagaggggggggggttatcatgagagagaggagggccaacatgagaagagaagaaaaaagaaaagaaagaaataaataaagaaaaagaaagaaaagaaagatagagagacatacagagacagacagacacatacacacagaataagaagaggtgacagaacaaaattaacaaaacaaatttcaacatgagaaaagggaggtcaacatgagagagagaatgagggtcaacatgagagagtgggtcaacatgatatatattttaaataattacttattacctTCATGAAGAAATACTGATGGCGTCAACGGGGTATTGTGAAGTGTAGTCTTCACTGGAGACTGCTTTTGTAGGACTGTTCTATTAGCTGAAAAGGAGTTATGTTTATTTCAAACACTTTTTAACCAAATAATATTTTTAAGACTTTAATATAGTTTGAACTAacatgagagaggtgggggtcaacATGAAATACACATTTTAAAAATTAACTTATTACCTTCATGAGGAAATACTGATGGCGTTGAAGGTGTATTGTGAAGTGTAGTCTTCACTGGAGACGGCTTTTGTAGGACTGTTCTATTAGCTGAAAAGGAGTTATGCTTATTTCAAACACTTGTtaaccaaaatatatttttaagactttaatatagtttgaactaacatgagagaggtgggggtcaatatgagatacatattttaaaaattaacttaaggtaagggacaaattaacacgtaaggtaaaggtaagataaaggacaaattaacacgtaagggacaaacaaaaagaaaagtaaTAACAAACCTGCTTGTTTCTAGTGACTAGATCAAAGGAAAACCAAAATTTCCCTGAACTGTGACAAGTGAAAAGCACCTGCTAGACAAAGTGGGAAAAGTTCACTAGACCCCATATGCACATAAAAGAATAATATACTtaatattaaacaattagaaataaaCACATATTTCTATACAGAAATTTAAGATAAGCATAAAAATTACTCAAAGCTTCTAGTACTTCCAGAAGgaattaaacaaaacaaaaaaaaaacagcaagaactaagtttagagcagtttttagtttttttttaaaccaaaagcataaataaccaaacaaaggaagcatggttaaatatcaatttagaacttttaatgttatttactaCTAATCCTTACATTCACTTAATATACCAGAATAATATGGTATTTGCGGAGGACTTATTTCTTTTGAAGGTGTATTCTCATATGAAGATGGCGAACACTTCTTCTTGGATTGAGACGAGTGATGattccctgaaattatttaaattgcttaatgtattgaatggcatttttcaagttgcaaattttttttaaattactgtagtagGTAATCAATGCTTACGTTTGTTATTCTCGGAATTCTCTTCTTCATATTTGAAGCATGGTTTCCTTTTTCATTGTCGAGGATAGCCCATATCGTCTTCAGTTTCGACATTTGAAGTGTCTTCCGCAGCTAAGCATCTTCGTTTTGCAACGTCAAaatcatctgtaataattgaatataattagtaatatatcagcgagatatatatttatcgttacctagtagagtagtgaacactaagaaatAACTTAAATCAGCTTCCTAAAGAGATGTTTAATAAAACAACGTACATGATTTGGAACTTATAACTGGGGCACAAAAGTCTTAAGTAGCTATGAGGAAACCCATCTTgtgattaaaatataattataatgctgtttttgtctgcagtgttaaagttatggtgaatgaatgaataggtgtcttgtatcttaaatcttaataattataaatttaatacctACCAGTTGTTGATAGGATTGTTGATACGACATGCACTCGCCAATTTGTCGTGTCTGGCTTTTCGTgcttttgggcactaactgtatgcctgctctgtggccaccagcACAATATTTTTTCCTGAAAAGTCGAAATAAACTGTTACATGCTAATTTTAGCActaatttggaatatttttaaagcaattcaatatatgcaattttttAGTTTCAAAGTAATGCTTACATCATCAGATTTTTCAATCCAGGTTGTGGAGATGATACCCACACTACGATCATTGAAGCCTACCACTGCATACCGCTTTTCAGATGTCATCTACAAAATTGAAAAATCTTATTAAGGGTTGTTCTCCCCAAAAAAAAGAAATTAGCATAAAGTTGGTAATAGATTTACTTGATTGTGTCAATCATAGATTAGCCACATTTGTAAATGATTTTCGGTTGGTATAAACAGTAGCTGCCATGTATGGACTAAAAGGCTTAATACAGTTTTATCTCTTAATGTgctctcaaaatattaataattttcatgaaatacagggtaatgggatttttaaacaggtaaatattggtcaaaagataatagctttaataaaaaacaaaattgtgaatctcattaacttacaatattagttCAAACTATTATTAAAGTATGGATACAGTATTTAAATACGTACTTGTCATAAGTCATGTAGTATTGACAGAAAAGTATTTGCGCTTTCTGTCTCGATCATCATACCTGTGCGGTTTAGTTTTCTTGCTGGAATCACCTTCATGGATGAATTCCTAGTAAGAACCTTAAATGCTCCAATTAATTTGGAGTTACAAGGTTTCTCAAAGAGAGGTATACTTCTCGAATATACCCTGCAAAGGAACATGCTGTCTCCATTTTCATCGGTGTCACTGACAGTGTCCAAAACTTGGCAGCAAGTTTCATTATTCAGCAAATAGGCATTGTTTGGTGCCTTGGTATATATTTTATGTTCTGTATTTGGTGTATAAATcctttgagcatgctgcatctctttcagcctctttgcaatttgaacaagagggtttttacttgatcgaaccatattcttaacctgctgcaggtaattttcaaatggaaatgctgaacatctgtccaaactaccaaactctttggcatcagaggatatgtgtgttaggcagtgtacattgtacactaaaaaatccttaccatacagctcacgagcctttaacacaaagtacagcaaaagatcatgtgcatattggctgtaatttaactgaatcaatttaggtgatacaagaatagaaatggctacactcagagtcaggaaatggtcatacaattctttgggtaagattcccttcagtacaatcttaccggtgtagagaaggagttgccgctattcagtcgctttccatctatcaacctctgaaagacttcgaggtttacgtGCAAAGTGCATAGGCACAAATTGTGTTAGTTGAATTAGACGCTGACTAATTTCATCAACTTGGCGAGCACATAATTTTACGTTTTTATTTCGTATCCAGGCAAGAAGTAACCTTTTCATAACCCCAAGACATATCTGATGCATATAGTCTATGGGAAAAGTACTcaccatatttatatttaagtCACAGAATGGTGATCTACCATGGTGATGTTGAGAATTAGATTGATTACGAAAATCTTCATCTGTTCTGAGTTGTAAATTTTTCACTTGTTGATAACTCATTCTTCCATTCCAAACACCCTCTTGGGTACATCTATCACACCCAAAGTAGCCAGAGTGGAGTTTGATTGCCTTCACCATTGCTTTTGCTGGGGCATCACATATGACTCCTTTTAGTTTTACTGGCAATGTTTTGTCATCATTTTTAAATCCATAgtgcataatttttttcaaatcctGAATGAATTCATTTAAAAAATCTAAATCACTAGGTTTAGAGCTTCCGTATGTGAGGACTACTGGGAAAACTCTTataggtttgacattattgatagcacAAAGAACAGGCCATAAACTTTCATTTTTACTTCTAAATATTGGCAAACCATCAATGTTGCAAATTAAAGATATTTCTGCCAAATCTCTTATTGTTGATTTAGGATACAGCCTTAAAGTTTTCAACATTTCCTCCTCTAACCCCAAGTAGATATACATCATGCCTGATTTAGTCTCAGTAGGTATATGTTTAACTGTATTCAGTAACGAACGAGCTGTTTTTGGCAAGTCAGCATGTCcctgttttctcaatttttttaataaattatcaatggcattgtgtgttatgccatatttattaacccatactaacaatacatctgataatgatttatcatcctcatcaccactgctctctgactctgatgatattgggtcatgctcatcaatcatgtcccaagtccaatctctctctctctgactttccAGAGATGATGCATCTTCATTGGCTCCACAACCAATATTAGGTTCTGAATTAGATGACTAAGCAGCATGGTCATCGTCTATGCTGTTTGTTGTAACATTGGCCAAAGGATCCTGATTCAACAACTGAATCTCAACCTCATCACTATTTTCATTTTTGCCATGCTGGGAcgcctgttcttttaggcgtcgctttttggcccgtgacatacgctgccatcttgtgtggtattctcttcttttttctataatgtgtgcatacattctgaaggagaaaggccaagtgctacattaccaattactattacaagattattagtaaagtactgtactgcaaaaagcaaataaaatggggtaaactaaactttgaaaacaaataataattaaaacaggtaaattagtaaaataacaaaggcttaagcagacatgactctgcttaagccatgtaaagcagacagataagatggcaatatataaggggaaaaaattaaaaagctaggatataaaactaattgagatcaaaagcataaattactaaagtaggggaaaaaataacaaatgacttcataaaaaaattatccaattgccaacagcaacttggtagtacgagtctaagtctaagaaacaaacaaaatttaaatgctgttatctgcaatgaaacaatacatactattgcacgtaccgaaacattgatgaatgtaaaaaatagaggtgtgaaaaaaaggaggtgttataccaaaacagatgcagaactaggaaacaggatttcttcaacagaaattttgaaattgttcacaatttttgttagaccaaagttggagtatgcagcagttgtatggtgcccatatcttaagaagcatatcaacaaactggaaacggtgcagacatgccactaactggcattaactaaatgccaaaatatatgccaaatatactacataaatatacatactacacatgcacaataattgtcctgggtccaatgtcctgggacctctgatattcataatatatatatatatatatatatatatatatatatatatatatatatatatatatatatatatatatatatatatatatatatagggccatcaacacacctccagctagggccaccaacacacctccagggccatcaacacgcctccagggccatcaacacgcctccagggccatcaacacaacaccaccatcaacacacctccagccagggccaccaacacacctccagggccaccaacacacctccagggccaccaacacacctccagggccaccaacacacctccagggccaccaacacacctccagggccaccaacacacctccagggccaccaacacacctccagggccatcaacacgcctccagggccatcaacacaacaccaccatcaacacacctccagccagggccaccaacacacctccagggccaccaacacacctccagggccaccaacacacctccagggccaccaacacgtctccagggccaccaacacgtctccagggccatcaacacacctccagggccaccaacacacctccagggccatcaacacacctccagggccaccaacacacctccagggccaccaacacacctccagggccaccaacacgtctccagggccatcaacacacctccagggccaccaacacgcctccagggccatcaactcaacaccaccatcaacacacctctagccagggccatcaacacaacaccaccatcaacacacctccagccagggccatcaacacaccatccagcctaccaccacaagcttatatatatactacacatgtctaagagcaaataaaagaaaacagttaccttaactattgaagatgcagcaggattttgtggataagccaacagcagtccctctcgacacggttttaaaatggcggcgactaccacaacatgcaa is a genomic window of Procambarus clarkii isolate CNS0578487 chromosome 8, FALCON_Pclarkii_2.0, whole genome shotgun sequence containing:
- the LOC138361795 gene encoding uncharacterized protein, whose amino-acid sequence is MIDEHDPISSESESSGDEDDKSLSDVLLVWVNKYGITHNAIDNLLKKLRKQGHADLPKTARSLLNTVKHIPTETKSGMMYIYLGLEEEMLKTLRLYPKSTIRDLAEISLICNIDGLPIFRSKNESLWPVLCAINNVKPIRVFPVVLTYGSSKPSDLDFLNEFIQDLKKIMHYGFKNDDKTLPVKLKGVICDAPAKAMVKAIKLHSGYFGCDRCTQEGVWNGRMSYQQVKNLQLRTDEDFRNQSNSQHHHGRSPFCDLNINMVSTFPIDYMHQICLGVMKRLLLAWIRNKNVKLCARQVDEISQRLIQLTQFVPMHFARKPRSLSEVDRWKATE